The Vicia villosa cultivar HV-30 ecotype Madison, WI linkage group LG1, Vvil1.0, whole genome shotgun sequence genome includes a region encoding these proteins:
- the LOC131626003 gene encoding uncharacterized protein LOC131626003: protein MQDGGDEVNIQELASNLTIYKDQLNQVRELLNDEPSNSEYVDMERELCEVIALTEELLATAKQNEISVAAESPSLSRSKENKAELDSHFDHQDKFPIGTRVQAVYSEDGEWYDATVEAYTPNGYYVSYDSWGNKEEVDPANIRPIQEGTVDALVEAERVAEATKQAIKRKIAQAGSVDFQSRTLPAKLRIEPDDPEDVKITKRKKIHAFKSKMRMEQLEVTQNKRQNAWQQFQTTKGKAKKIGFFSGRKRESIFKSPDDPQGKVGVTGSGKGLTEFQKREKHFHLKDGTIENDE, encoded by the exons atgcaAGACGGTGGTGATGAAGTTAACATTCAAGAGTTGGCCTCCAACCTCACCATTTACAAAGATCAACTCAACCAG gttagagAACTCTTGAATGACGAACCCTCCAATTCTGAGTATGTCGACATGGAAAGGGAGCTCTGCGAG GTGATTGCTTTGACGGAAGAACTCCTCGCAACTGCCAAGCAAAATGAAATTTCCGTTGCCGCTGAATCTCCAAGTTTATCAAGATCCAAGGAGAATAAAGCG GAGCTTGATAGCCACTTTGATCATCAAGACAAATTTCCCATTGGCACCAGAGTTCAGGCAGTTTATAGTGAAGATGGGGAGTG GTATGATGCCACAGTTGAGGCATACACGCCAAATGGTTATTATGTTAGCTATGACAGTTGGGGTAATAAAGAAGAG GTAGATCCCGCTAATATAAGGCCAATTCAAGAAGGTACTGTAGATGCTTTGGTAGAAGCGGAGCGCGTAGCCGAAGCTACAAAGCAGGCTATCAAAAGAAAAATTGCGCAAGCTGGGTCTGTTGATTTTCAGTCACGAACTCTACCTGCAAAGCTTCGTATAGAGCCCGATGACCCTGAGGATGTG AAAATTACGAAACGGAAGAAAATACATGCCTTTAAGTCTAAGATGCGGATGGAACAACTTGAAGTCACACAAAATAAGCGGCAAAATGCTTGGCAGCAATTCCAGACAACCAAAGGAAAAGCAAAGAAG ATTGGTTTCTTCTCGGGAAGGAAGCGGGAGAGTATATTTAAATCTCCTGATGATCCTCAAGGAAAGGTTGGTGTGACTGGAAGTGGGAAAGGTTTGACAGAGTTCCAGAAAAGAGAAAAGCATTTTCATCTCAAGGACGGCACAATCGAGAATGATGAATAG